A window of Flavobacterium flavigenum contains these coding sequences:
- a CDS encoding DUF1761 domain-containing protein produces MEINFITFLAAAVVTLVTGFIWYNPKVFGTIWMRENNFTQEDLRKGNMLKIFGFTYIFSVMISMALMSFTIHQSGALGMIGGPPMIASAKPSFHAFMADYGTAYRTFKHGALHGFMAGLFFAFPVIGINGLFERKSWKYIFIHAGYWMLTLTIIGGIVCAYA; encoded by the coding sequence ATGGAAATTAACTTTATTACATTTCTGGCTGCTGCTGTTGTTACACTTGTAACCGGTTTTATCTGGTACAATCCAAAAGTATTTGGAACCATCTGGATGAGAGAAAATAATTTTACTCAAGAAGATCTCAGAAAAGGCAATATGCTCAAAATATTTGGATTTACTTATATTTTCTCTGTAATGATTTCAATGGCTTTAATGTCTTTTACAATCCATCAGTCCGGGGCTTTAGGAATGATTGGCGGACCTCCTATGATAGCAAGTGCCAAACCATCTTTTCATGCTTTTATGGCAGATTATGGGACAGCTTACCGCACTTTTAAACATGGTGCTCTTCATGGTTTTATGGCGGGTCTGTTTTTTGCTTTCCCGGTTATTGGAATCAATGGTTTATTTGAAAGGAAATCATGGAAATATATCTTTATCCACGCCGGGTACTGGATGCTTACGCTTACTATTATAGGTGGAATTGTCTGTGCATATGCATAA